The Ignisphaera cupida genome has a segment encoding these proteins:
- a CDS encoding hydrogenase maturation protease produces MVKKLNIEDACNFIQNLMLSKYLIVCIGTLLRGDDGACLEFCNKLRDYNIYENVINCEFGLENCISEISREKFDKIAICDAVISESIEPGSIVHLNFEDINEDIVFATTHSIPLSLSMKILQNIISLSDIKIFGIVAYDLGVKMELSPIVMETIDKITNCLRNRQH; encoded by the coding sequence ATGGTAAAGAAGCTTAATATTGAAGACGCTTGCAACTTTATACAAAACCTAATGCTATCCAAATACCTAATTGTTTGCATAGGAACATTGCTAAGAGGTGATGATGGAGCTTGTCTAGAGTTCTGCAATAAGTTAAGAGATTACAACATTTATGAAAATGTTATCAACTGTGAATTTGGTTTGGAAAATTGTATATCTGAAATATCAAGAGAAAAATTCGATAAAATTGCAATTTGCGATGCTGTAATTTCTGAAAGTATTGAGCCAGGCTCCATAGTTCATCTAAATTTTGAGGATATTAATGAAGATATTGTTTTTGCAACAACACATTCTATTCCATTATCACTTTCTATGAAGATTCTTCAAAACATTATTTCCTTGAGTGATATCAAAATTTTTGGTATTGTTGCATATGACTTAGGTGTTAAAATGGAGTTAAGCCCCATAGTTATGGAAACAATTGATAAGATTACAAATTGTTTGAGGAATAGACAGCATTGA
- the ileS gene encoding isoleucine--tRNA ligase, whose product MIALSSTMSVKGRYDPVKVEQWVLEFWKANGIYDKVKKDTCSQESALFRFLEGPPTANGFMHVGHARGRTFKDIVLRYNRMKGVCVWDQAGWDTQGLPVELEVEKNLKIKSKKDIELYGVDKFIYECQKLVDYYISHWRKASERLGLWLDYDNAYETRHPKYIEAVWMFLKKMWDKGLLYEDYRVIPVCPRCETALSSHEVALGYKLVKDPSLYFKIKLADEETYVVAWTTTPWTIIANEALAVHPNEKYVKIKVNNEYWIIAEKRLKPLVSEIGLNNFEVVDAFPGSSLFNKKYIHPLLDEVPAHKLHEPSNHRILVAEWVSMEEGTGIVHIAPAHGPEDYELGKKYGLIVFKPIQKNGVFTDEAGAYKGMWFKDASKKVVEDLKRKDLVVHISEVEHEYPHCWRCETPLMYYADRQWFLRIDPIKNTMIEENRRVEWHPEWAGKRFEDWIVNARDWCISRERYWGTPLPIWTCLKCGHRIAVGSIEELERLSNRKLEDVHRPWIDKITIKCPRCGSEMFREPFVVDVWMDSGMAHTASLAQINKLEMFNNLFPYDWITEAIDQTRGWFYTLIFTSTSLYSRSPYKKVLCQGHVLDKYGKKMSKSRGNVIWALDFMEKKGADILRLYVTSKAAPWDNINFDPDETDDIKSVLNILWNATNFADTYMSLDKWNANNLHNDIKYLLPEDHWILHEVNNLINLVEKAIEENDLHIAARAILNFITESLSHRYITVIRPRVWIEKEAKEKRAAYATLFLVLTALYKVLAPFAPFISEYLYQAFTRKYGYELSKDSVHLERWSRIEIDVDKNQWSIVNNLFKVADEILALRAKYNIKRRWPLKKMWIRVSNDDEAKLVSMAKHVVQIYANVKSVEIENQSIHLSENIVKVCDKPYEVFIDVTMDEEAVLEGLARDFIRRVQMYRKELNLPVDHVLQEIIVYSPSQLMLKALEKHRNYIANEIRAQKIVVTSTKPEQFIHWNIEDNDIYVQVNI is encoded by the coding sequence GTGATAGCATTATCTAGTACAATGTCTGTTAAGGGTAGATATGATCCAGTAAAAGTTGAGCAATGGGTTTTAGAATTCTGGAAAGCAAATGGAATATATGATAAAGTAAAGAAGGATACATGTTCACAAGAATCAGCATTGTTTAGATTCTTAGAAGGCCCGCCAACAGCTAATGGCTTTATGCATGTAGGGCATGCAAGAGGAAGGACATTTAAAGATATTGTGCTTAGATACAATAGAATGAAGGGTGTTTGTGTATGGGATCAGGCGGGGTGGGATACTCAGGGCTTACCAGTAGAGCTTGAGGTTGAGAAAAATCTAAAAATTAAATCGAAAAAGGATATAGAGTTATATGGTGTTGACAAGTTTATTTATGAATGTCAAAAGCTTGTTGATTACTACATCAGTCACTGGCGCAAAGCTAGTGAAAGACTGGGTCTATGGCTTGACTATGACAATGCTTATGAAACAAGACATCCAAAATATATTGAAGCTGTGTGGATGTTTCTAAAAAAGATGTGGGATAAGGGCCTTTTATACGAGGATTATAGAGTTATACCAGTGTGCCCAAGATGTGAAACAGCTTTGAGTTCTCATGAGGTTGCGTTAGGCTATAAACTTGTTAAAGACCCTAGTCTCTATTTCAAGATTAAGCTTGCTGATGAAGAAACATATGTTGTTGCCTGGACTACTACACCATGGACTATCATAGCCAATGAAGCTTTGGCTGTGCATCCAAATGAGAAATATGTCAAAATTAAAGTTAATAACGAATATTGGATTATTGCTGAAAAAAGGCTAAAACCACTTGTTAGCGAAATTGGATTGAACAATTTTGAAGTTGTTGATGCATTTCCTGGTTCATCACTATTCAACAAGAAATACATTCATCCACTATTAGATGAGGTGCCTGCTCATAAATTACATGAGCCTTCTAATCATAGAATTCTAGTTGCTGAATGGGTTAGTATGGAGGAAGGAACGGGAATTGTTCACATAGCACCTGCACATGGTCCAGAGGATTATGAGCTTGGCAAGAAATATGGTCTTATAGTCTTTAAGCCAATTCAAAAGAATGGTGTTTTCACTGATGAAGCTGGAGCATACAAAGGCATGTGGTTTAAGGATGCTAGTAAAAAGGTTGTTGAGGATTTAAAGAGGAAGGATCTTGTAGTACATATTAGTGAAGTAGAGCATGAGTATCCCCATTGCTGGAGATGTGAAACACCATTAATGTATTATGCTGATAGGCAGTGGTTTTTGAGAATAGATCCTATAAAGAATACTATGATAGAAGAAAATCGCAGAGTTGAATGGCATCCTGAATGGGCTGGGAAAAGATTTGAAGACTGGATTGTTAATGCAAGAGATTGGTGCATATCTAGAGAGAGGTACTGGGGAACACCATTACCTATATGGACATGTCTAAAATGTGGACATAGAATAGCTGTGGGCAGTATTGAGGAACTGGAGAGGCTGAGTAATAGAAAACTTGAGGATGTTCATAGGCCTTGGATAGACAAAATCACTATAAAATGTCCAAGATGTGGATCTGAAATGTTTAGAGAGCCATTTGTTGTTGATGTTTGGATGGATAGTGGAATGGCTCATACAGCATCTCTTGCTCAAATAAACAAGCTTGAAATGTTTAATAATCTGTTTCCATATGATTGGATCACAGAAGCAATTGATCAAACAAGAGGCTGGTTTTACACACTTATATTCACATCAACTTCGCTTTACAGCAGATCACCATATAAAAAGGTTTTGTGCCAAGGCCATGTTTTAGACAAATATGGTAAGAAAATGAGTAAGAGTAGAGGCAATGTTATATGGGCTCTTGACTTCATGGAAAAGAAAGGTGCTGACATACTAAGATTGTATGTAACATCTAAAGCTGCTCCTTGGGATAACATAAACTTTGATCCTGACGAAACTGATGACATCAAATCAGTATTGAATATTTTATGGAATGCAACCAATTTTGCTGATACATATATGTCCTTGGATAAATGGAATGCTAATAACCTACACAATGACATAAAGTATTTACTGCCAGAGGATCACTGGATTTTACATGAGGTAAATAATTTAATAAACCTTGTAGAGAAGGCTATTGAGGAAAACGATTTGCACATAGCTGCAAGAGCAATTCTAAACTTTATAACAGAGTCTCTTAGTCATCGCTACATAACTGTTATAAGGCCTAGGGTATGGATTGAGAAAGAGGCAAAGGAGAAAAGAGCTGCATATGCAACGCTGTTTCTGGTTTTAACAGCGCTATACAAGGTTCTAGCACCTTTTGCACCATTTATTTCAGAGTATCTATACCAAGCATTTACAAGAAAATATGGATATGAGCTCTCTAAGGACAGTGTTCACCTTGAGAGGTGGTCTCGAATAGAAATTGATGTGGATAAGAATCAGTGGAGCATTGTTAACAACTTGTTTAAAGTAGCTGATGAAATTTTGGCTTTGCGTGCTAAATACAACATTAAGAGAAGATGGCCCTTGAAAAAGATGTGGATAAGAGTTAGTAATGATGATGAGGCTAAGTTAGTTAGTATGGCAAAGCATGTTGTTCAAATATATGCAAATGTGAAAAGTGTTGAAATTGAAAATCAAAGTATTCATCTAAGTGAAAACATTGTTAAAGTTTGTGATAAACCATATGAGGTGTTCATAGATGTTACAATGGATGAGGAGGCTGTTTTGGAGGGCTTGGCCAGAGACTTTATTAGAAGAGTGCAAATGTATAGAAAGGAGCTGAATCTACCTGTGGACCATGTTTTACAAGAAATTATTGTATACTCACCATCACAATTAATGCTTAAAGCTTTGGAAAAGCATCGTAACTATATCGCTAATGAAATAAGAGCTCAGAAAATAGTAGTAACCTCTACAAAACCTGAACAATTTATTCACTGGAATATAGAAGACAACGATATTTATGTTCAGGTTAATATCTAA
- a CDS encoding DUF4910 domain-containing protein yields the protein MKISNIFSQFYENFSANELIEYVVTLAKFHRIQGSKDLENSAKYIYNILKHTQSFNVKTYEFSYKDSYGLHDPVVGWNLESCEVEILKPIHMTIASSIHSKNCAVAHSPPGSVEGEVIYVGSGVEIESLKSDELRNKIVLSHGNPYIVYKTLVKTGAIGFMFYKTNVDDNAIPYLSLFLTPSEADEYAAPAVSIPRKVANRILRFIERGDKVVVRIDVKANYSLNANIVTVEASLDDRDSNDEVHLFAHYCHPSYEINDNVSGSATLLELVLTIDRLVSKGFLKPSSKKKLVFVWFPEYYGSLPYLMNKVIDKATNIVFGINLDMIGEKQDITKSTLNLVLPPSFISNPLYEALLIKILINALSTNNPSFNGVANITKYRFDILPYEGGSDHDIYLQFSIPSVMLNQWPDIFYHTNLDDIHKFDPEMAKLVGVSIGVFSYIVLTENALHINPQLLVNEYRSFRHGYKTLKLCDMEYEASTTIYAEKYRYKGPKGVLSLRYIVRRMPQHRLKELLNIVEKEFNSFLLTRYIPLLLMNNALSLEEIRRGIWNEYCINVNTDTLRKLIHYLTELNLIEVISSENLPPPSHKE from the coding sequence ATGAAAATAAGCAACATATTTTCGCAATTCTATGAAAATTTCTCCGCGAATGAGTTAATTGAATATGTAGTGACATTGGCAAAGTTTCATAGAATACAAGGCTCTAAAGATCTTGAAAACAGTGCTAAATACATTTACAATATCTTAAAGCATACACAATCTTTTAATGTAAAAACCTATGAATTTAGCTACAAGGATTCATATGGTTTACACGACCCTGTTGTTGGCTGGAATTTAGAAAGCTGTGAAGTAGAAATTCTAAAGCCTATTCACATGACCATAGCATCATCTATACATTCAAAAAACTGTGCTGTTGCTCATTCCCCTCCAGGTTCTGTCGAAGGAGAGGTTATATATGTGGGTAGTGGTGTTGAAATAGAATCTTTGAAAAGTGATGAACTAAGAAATAAGATTGTTTTGAGTCATGGTAATCCATACATAGTTTATAAAACTCTTGTAAAAACTGGTGCAATAGGATTTATGTTCTATAAAACAAATGTTGATGATAATGCTATTCCCTATTTATCGCTATTTCTCACACCCAGTGAAGCTGATGAATATGCTGCACCAGCTGTTTCAATACCAAGGAAAGTTGCTAATAGAATTCTGAGATTTATTGAAAGAGGAGATAAAGTTGTTGTTAGAATAGATGTTAAAGCCAATTATTCACTGAATGCAAACATTGTTACAGTTGAGGCGTCGCTTGATGATAGAGATAGCAATGATGAAGTTCACTTATTTGCTCATTATTGTCATCCAAGCTATGAAATTAATGATAATGTAAGCGGCTCAGCTACACTTCTGGAACTTGTCTTAACAATTGATAGACTCGTTTCTAAAGGATTTCTAAAGCCTTCTTCGAAGAAAAAGCTTGTATTTGTGTGGTTTCCTGAATACTATGGCTCTTTACCATATCTTATGAATAAAGTAATTGATAAGGCTACAAATATTGTTTTTGGCATAAATTTGGACATGATTGGTGAAAAACAGGATATAACAAAATCAACTTTAAATCTGGTACTTCCACCAAGTTTCATATCAAATCCATTATATGAAGCACTTCTAATAAAAATATTGATTAATGCACTTTCTACTAATAACCCATCCTTTAATGGGGTCGCAAACATTACTAAATATAGATTTGATATTTTGCCATATGAGGGTGGTAGCGATCATGATATATACCTTCAGTTCTCAATTCCATCAGTAATGCTAAATCAGTGGCCAGATATATTTTACCATACAAATCTGGATGATATTCACAAATTCGATCCTGAAATGGCTAAGCTAGTTGGTGTTTCCATAGGAGTCTTCTCATACATTGTGTTAACCGAAAATGCTTTACACATCAATCCACAGCTATTAGTTAATGAATACAGGAGTTTCAGACATGGATACAAAACACTTAAGTTATGTGATATGGAATATGAGGCAAGCACAACTATATATGCTGAAAAGTATAGGTATAAAGGCCCAAAGGGTGTTTTAAGCCTAAGATATATTGTGAGAAGAATGCCTCAACATAGGTTAAAAGAATTATTAAATATAGTAGAAAAAGAATTCAACTCCTTCTTACTAACTAGATACATACCACTACTGCTAATGAATAATGCTCTGAGCTTGGAAGAGATAAGAAGAGGTATTTGGAATGAATATTGCATAAATGTAAATACTGATACACTGAGAAAGTTAATCCACTATCTTACTGAGCTCAATCTAATTGAGGTAATTTCTTCAGAGAATTTACCTCCTCCAAGCCATAAAGAATAA
- a CDS encoding DUF359 domain-containing protein has translation MIIYRMPDDLRKRLSAPHTYNKNLVVIKGPREYVAMVLRSIFYDKLHEVYVVGDYTCETFLLYIGIPRMCIVDGNIMRKPYEAHHTISKYFENVARCCNPRGAISSECIDVIRKALSIPKSLVVVDGEEDLLGLVLQSILLRGYVIYGLPHEGVAIADVLYSSIEAINLFAKFQLQKINNFLHKEDNFYDKL, from the coding sequence ATGATTATATACAGAATGCCTGATGACCTTAGAAAAAGATTATCAGCACCACATACATATAACAAAAACCTTGTTGTAATTAAAGGACCGAGAGAATACGTGGCCATGGTACTCAGATCGATATTCTATGACAAGCTACATGAAGTTTATGTTGTAGGGGATTACACATGCGAAACATTTTTGCTTTATATTGGCATACCTAGAATGTGTATTGTAGATGGAAATATTATGAGAAAACCTTATGAAGCGCATCATACGATATCAAAATATTTTGAAAACGTAGCTAGGTGTTGCAATCCCAGAGGAGCAATATCTAGTGAATGCATAGATGTTATAAGAAAGGCTTTAAGTATTCCCAAAAGCCTTGTTGTTGTTGATGGTGAAGAAGATTTACTTGGTTTGGTTCTTCAATCAATTCTTCTAAGAGGATATGTAATCTATGGCTTACCACATGAGGGTGTTGCCATAGCTGATGTGCTATACTCGAGTATTGAGGCTATAAATCTGTTTGCTAAATTCCAGCTACAAAAAATCAATAATTTTTTGCATAAAGAGGACAATTTTTATGATAAGTTATAA
- a CDS encoding phosphoadenosine phosphosulfate reductase domain-containing protein: MTIAMGRRIFWPKIKRFYWCPNCNVPLLEQVCPVCKSKAVRIPLSDPGDARPAFERDYILLQNAYRFEFSTDKGLKTLLGNSIMLLNKAPYYDEMKEVYVDGVQIGRLYFDPFLRKWRFRLSKVGALRVLSEDSEVVEKVVVDKSQYSPLDIIRVDKNIEKYKQVLLVRRNDDIVGLAYSKGNGKLIVHSWWGEGKVFQGFESKSSMDTVMKVNEEHLNIVESQSKKTIALTVEKMNKPVVVSFSGGKDSMTALHLTISLGIEPIVLFNNTGIELPETYETVYKVVDSYNLKLVEASAENKFWSAVYKFGIPGRDYRWCCKICKLAPLAATVKNMWSNGALNIVGQRAFESIDRARSPTLWRLRWAPQMLNLSPINNWSQFEIWLYLHKHKIYVNPLYYMGYERIGCFMCPASTLAELELVSQTHKELWSQWIEVLEYWRQRLNLPRDWIDYGLWRWNAPARYKTIMAKRLGIEKQINDWRKIFEEIVVPRIFEVVKNENTLIISFANALDKQFLENQYTVINPTKIYSSEESVTIEWSNCKAKISSNRIVFEFKNEKEIEKLVDLLKLLYRWNLCVGCKSCESNCPTHTIRVVEMNGRNVPVVRNKNLCIRCKFCLYNCPVAEVFVEHVVAPLIFNDAEAWRRPSREHHNEVLKKIREFVKASLKIPITTTRLNDGKQEYSLPTSLSDFFSQ; this comes from the coding sequence GTGACCATAGCCATGGGAAGAAGAATTTTTTGGCCAAAGATAAAAAGGTTTTATTGGTGCCCCAACTGCAATGTACCTTTATTAGAGCAAGTATGTCCTGTATGTAAATCAAAAGCTGTTAGAATTCCTCTTTCCGATCCCGGAGACGCTAGACCAGCGTTTGAAAGAGACTATATCCTACTTCAAAATGCCTATAGATTTGAGTTTTCCACTGATAAAGGTCTTAAAACACTTTTAGGCAATTCCATTATGCTATTGAATAAGGCTCCATATTATGATGAGATGAAGGAGGTGTATGTTGATGGTGTTCAAATAGGTCGTTTATACTTTGATCCATTTCTTCGAAAATGGAGATTTAGACTTTCTAAAGTTGGTGCTTTACGTGTTCTAAGCGAAGATTCCGAAGTTGTTGAAAAAGTTGTTGTTGATAAATCACAATATAGTCCATTAGATATTATTCGTGTTGATAAAAATATTGAGAAATATAAACAGGTTCTTCTTGTTAGAAGAAATGATGATATCGTAGGCCTAGCATATTCGAAGGGTAATGGCAAGTTAATTGTTCATAGCTGGTGGGGCGAGGGCAAGGTATTTCAAGGCTTTGAATCCAAATCATCAATGGATACTGTTATGAAGGTGAATGAGGAGCATCTAAACATTGTCGAGTCTCAATCTAAGAAAACTATAGCTTTAACTGTTGAGAAGATGAACAAACCTGTTGTTGTTTCTTTTAGTGGTGGAAAGGATAGCATGACAGCATTGCATCTTACTATAAGTCTTGGCATTGAGCCCATTGTTTTATTCAATAACACAGGTATTGAGCTTCCAGAAACTTATGAAACTGTTTACAAAGTTGTTGATAGCTATAACTTGAAACTTGTTGAGGCTTCAGCCGAAAACAAATTCTGGAGTGCTGTATACAAATTTGGGATTCCAGGACGTGACTATAGGTGGTGCTGTAAGATATGTAAACTTGCTCCACTTGCAGCAACAGTCAAAAACATGTGGTCTAACGGAGCTTTGAATATAGTTGGGCAAAGAGCTTTTGAATCTATAGATAGAGCTAGAAGCCCAACTTTGTGGAGGCTTCGATGGGCTCCTCAAATGCTTAACCTATCACCAATAAATAACTGGTCGCAGTTCGAGATTTGGCTCTATCTTCATAAACACAAAATCTATGTGAACCCACTTTACTACATGGGATATGAGCGCATAGGTTGCTTTATGTGTCCTGCTTCAACACTTGCTGAACTAGAGCTTGTTTCTCAAACACATAAAGAGCTCTGGTCTCAATGGATTGAGGTTTTAGAGTATTGGAGACAGCGATTGAATTTGCCAAGAGATTGGATTGATTATGGGCTATGGAGATGGAATGCTCCTGCAAGATATAAAACAATAATGGCTAAGAGGCTAGGAATTGAAAAGCAGATAAATGATTGGAGAAAAATATTTGAGGAAATTGTTGTGCCAAGAATATTTGAAGTTGTTAAAAACGAAAATACTTTAATAATAAGTTTTGCCAATGCATTAGATAAACAGTTTCTTGAAAACCAATATACTGTCATTAACCCAACTAAGATTTACAGTAGTGAAGAGTCTGTAACTATTGAATGGTCTAATTGCAAGGCGAAGATATCAAGCAATAGAATCGTATTTGAATTTAAGAATGAGAAGGAGATTGAAAAGCTTGTGGATCTACTAAAACTTTTATATAGATGGAACCTATGCGTAGGATGCAAATCTTGCGAATCTAATTGTCCAACACATACAATACGTGTTGTGGAAATGAATGGAAGAAATGTTCCAGTTGTTCGAAACAAAAACTTGTGCATTAGATGTAAATTCTGTTTATATAATTGTCCAGTAGCTGAGGTTTTTGTAGAACATGTTGTTGCACCCTTAATATTCAATGATGCAGAGGCTTGGAGAAGACCAAGTAGGGAACATCATAATGAGGTTTTGAAAAAGATTAGAGAGTTTGTTAAAGCAAGTCTAAAAATCCCGATAACAACAACTAGGTTAAATGATGGTAAACAAGAGTATTCCTTGCCAACATCTCTAAGTGATTTCTTTTCACAGTGA
- the metG gene encoding methionine--tRNA ligase subunit beta, with protein MDNDTSQSQEIIDIEYFKKIDLRIGIVKYAEKIPGSKKLLRLLVDIGSEVRQIVAGLAEWYRPEDLVGKQVVIVTNLKPKKIMNYESQGMLLATCNGEKPLLITVEGVAKPGSKIC; from the coding sequence ATGGACAATGACACATCTCAATCACAAGAAATCATTGATATAGAATATTTTAAGAAAATAGACCTTCGAATTGGTATTGTTAAGTATGCAGAAAAAATCCCTGGTTCGAAGAAGTTATTGAGATTGCTTGTCGATATAGGTTCTGAGGTGCGTCAAATAGTTGCTGGTCTTGCTGAGTGGTATAGGCCAGAAGATCTTGTTGGAAAACAAGTAGTTATTGTAACTAATCTAAAACCAAAAAAGATTATGAATTACGAAAGCCAGGGAATGCTTTTAGCGACATGTAATGGCGAAAAACCACTGCTAATAACAGTTGAGGGTGTTGCTAAACCTGGTTCAAAAATTTGCTAG
- a CDS encoding FAD-dependent oxidoreductase — MEIAIIGAGIAGLLSAYNLLRKGVNVTIFEKRRYFPRKHCTGVVSKNTLNNMPYANRFVTGKYNTVALYLDLGNKLLQIRIYFNEFAAYKIERVYHELLLLERLKELGASIQSLHNVLEINECCEKVKLSVFQHNSNKVLKLFF; from the coding sequence ATGGAGATAGCAATTATTGGTGCAGGAATTGCTGGCTTACTTTCTGCTTATAATCTATTGAGAAAAGGTGTAAATGTCACCATATTTGAAAAAAGAAGGTATTTTCCAAGAAAACATTGTACAGGTGTTGTTTCAAAAAATACATTGAATAATATGCCATATGCCAATAGGTTTGTGACAGGTAAATACAATACAGTTGCTTTATATCTTGACTTAGGCAACAAACTGCTTCAAATTAGGATATACTTTAATGAGTTTGCTGCTTATAAAATTGAAAGAGTGTATCATGAGCTATTGTTACTTGAACGCTTAAAGGAGTTAGGTGCTTCAATACAATCACTTCACAACGTCTTAGAGATTAACGAGTGTTGTGAAAAAGTTAAGCTAAGTGTTTTTCAACATAACTCTAACAAAGTTTTGAAGCTCTTTTTTTGA
- the hypA gene encoding hydrogenase nickel incorporation protein HypA, translated as MHEWALAESVILTVLEKAKSENKNIVETVEIVIGELQEIDKDIFEFALNELKTLAEKENNVVIKNLKIVEEKAMFKCNRCNYVWSLDEVNIDSFAKESIHFIPEVAHSYIQCPKCGSHDFEIIQGRGVYLRL; from the coding sequence ATGCATGAATGGGCTTTAGCAGAATCTGTTATATTAACAGTTTTGGAAAAAGCTAAAAGCGAGAATAAAAATATTGTTGAAACTGTAGAAATTGTAATTGGAGAACTACAAGAAATAGATAAAGACATATTTGAATTTGCACTCAATGAATTGAAGACTCTTGCTGAAAAAGAAAACAATGTTGTAATAAAGAATCTTAAAATTGTTGAAGAAAAAGCAATGTTCAAATGTAATAGATGCAACTATGTATGGAGCTTAGATGAGGTTAATATTGACAGTTTTGCAAAGGAATCAATACATTTCATACCTGAGGTTGCACATAGTTATATACAATGTCCTAAGTGTGGTTCTCACGATTTTGAAATCATTCAGGGTAGAGGGGTGTATCTAAGACTTTAA
- a CDS encoding HesA/MoeB/ThiF family protein: protein MMLDEYDISRYDRQIRVFGVENQEKLRNSTVLVVGAGGLGSAVLTYLTYMGIGKLMVVDEGIVELSNLNRQILYNDSDIGKLKADVVCRKLKEANPRIYVECFARKFDRVLGEELVKKADVVIDALDNWDDRLLLNELCVKYKKPLIHAGVEGWYGQITTVLPGKTPCLYCIKPSRRRAKSTIPVVGVTPGVLGVLEAAEAIKVILNLGQPLYGRLLLIDLYTMEFRSIEIKRNPLCPVCSILSAES, encoded by the coding sequence ATGATGTTGGATGAATACGATATTTCTAGATATGATAGACAGATAAGAGTGTTTGGTGTGGAAAATCAGGAGAAGTTGAGAAATTCAACTGTACTAGTTGTGGGGGCTGGTGGGCTAGGGTCAGCTGTACTAACATATTTAACCTACATGGGAATTGGAAAGTTAATGGTTGTTGATGAAGGAATTGTTGAGTTATCAAATCTCAATAGACAAATACTCTACAATGATTCAGATATTGGAAAACTCAAGGCTGATGTTGTATGTAGAAAGCTGAAAGAGGCTAATCCAAGAATATATGTAGAGTGTTTTGCTAGAAAATTTGATAGGGTGCTAGGGGAGGAACTGGTTAAGAAAGCAGATGTTGTTATAGATGCATTAGATAACTGGGATGATAGACTGCTTCTAAATGAGCTTTGTGTTAAATACAAAAAGCCTTTGATACATGCAGGTGTGGAGGGATGGTACGGGCAGATAACAACAGTATTGCCAGGTAAAACACCATGTCTTTATTGTATAAAACCATCTCGTCGTCGTGCCAAATCCACTATACCTGTTGTGGGAGTTACACCAGGTGTTTTAGGAGTTCTAGAAGCAGCCGAAGCTATAAAAGTTATTTTAAATCTTGGTCAACCTCTATATGGCAGGTTGCTGCTTATTGATTTGTATACAATGGAGTTTAGAAGCATAGAAATTAAACGTAATCCATTATGTCCTGTATGCAGTATACTCTCGGCAGAGTCGTAA
- a CDS encoding P-loop NTPase produces MSIIDPRIASIKKRMEDFKVFVALMSPKGGVGKTFLAAVTAFLLSNKYDVNVSILDMDLANPTLHIVFGLDLKNVRIEEDKGIKPLKVNEKIELMTLAYFTQDYSTPLRGRDVENVIKEILSVTRWSGNVLIIDMPPGFSDSHLEFFRLFNLSKTLITIISTPHIMSLRSVEKYAKTLLLEKLPLIGILGNMCRNEHDFEKICKTSTELELECLGCIPYIDNVENFFGSQLEKIGGIAEPILRKMLQKIVSRLSKNGKEA; encoded by the coding sequence ATGAGCATTATTGATCCTAGAATAGCTTCAATAAAGAAAAGAATGGAAGATTTCAAGGTTTTTGTAGCCTTGATGAGCCCCAAGGGAGGTGTTGGAAAAACATTTCTAGCTGCAGTAACAGCTTTTTTGCTATCAAATAAATATGATGTAAATGTTTCCATTCTAGACATGGATTTAGCTAATCCAACACTTCATATAGTATTTGGATTAGATTTAAAAAATGTTAGAATTGAAGAAGACAAGGGCATCAAACCTTTGAAAGTTAATGAAAAGATAGAGCTTATGACACTAGCATATTTCACTCAAGATTATTCAACACCACTTAGAGGTAGGGATGTTGAAAATGTTATTAAAGAGATTCTTTCAGTAACTAGGTGGAGTGGCAATGTGCTTATTATTGATATGCCACCAGGATTCTCAGATTCTCATCTTGAATTTTTCCGTCTTTTTAACTTATCTAAAACCTTGATAACAATTATTTCAACACCTCATATCATGTCGCTTAGATCTGTTGAAAAATATGCTAAGACATTACTTCTTGAAAAACTTCCGCTAATAGGGATATTAGGAAATATGTGTAGGAATGAACATGATTTTGAAAAGATATGTAAAACATCAACAGAACTCGAACTAGAATGCCTTGGATGTATACCGTATATAGATAATGTAGAAAACTTCTTTGGATCTCAATTAGAAAAAATTGGAGGTATTGCCGAGCCTATACTTAGAAAAATGTTGCAAAAAATAGTATCGAGGTTAAGTAAAAATGGTAAAGAAGCTTAA